In candidate division WOR-3 bacterium, the following are encoded in one genomic region:
- the glyA gene encoding serine hydroxymethyltransferase: MFPEELKRVDPEIFEAIYLETEREHKTLELIASENFVSEAVLAALGSVLTNKYAEGLPKKRYYGGCEFVDMGEILAIERLKKLFGCEHANVQPHSGTQANMAAYFALANPGDTIFGLNLTHGGHLSHGHPVNFSGKYFNVIHYGVHPETEMIDYDDLWKMAKEYKPKIIVSGASAYPRTLYFDRFQEICEDVGAYQVADIAHIAGLVAAGLHPSPIPFADVVTTTTHKTLRGPRGAVIMCKAKYAEVIDKTTFPGMQGGPLEHVIAAKAVCFKEALSEEFKEYQGKIVENAKTLAEELKNLGYRLVANGTDTHLILVDLRSKGITGRDAENALGKANITVNRNTIPYDPQKPFVASGIRLGTPALTTRGMGKIEMKKIAHLIDKVLTNIGNENVYAKVREEVKDLTESFPLYQKRREIYEKIK, encoded by the coding sequence ATGTTTCCCGAAGAATTGAAAAGAGTTGACCCAGAGATATTTGAAGCCATTTATTTAGAAACGGAAAGGGAACACAAGACCTTAGAACTTATCGCCTCGGAAAACTTCGTCTCGGAAGCGGTCTTAGCGGCACTCGGTTCCGTCTTAACCAATAAGTATGCCGAAGGTCTACCCAAGAAGCGATATTATGGTGGCTGTGAGTTTGTTGATATGGGAGAGATTTTGGCAATTGAGAGGTTAAAGAAACTCTTCGGTTGTGAGCACGCCAATGTCCAGCCCCACTCCGGAACCCAGGCGAATATGGCTGCCTATTTTGCCTTAGCCAATCCCGGTGATACCATCTTCGGCTTAAACCTAACCCACGGTGGCCATCTCTCCCATGGCCATCCGGTAAATTTCTCCGGCAAATACTTCAATGTGATTCATTATGGTGTCCATCCGGAGACCGAGATGATTGACTATGACGATTTATGGAAGATGGCGAAGGAATATAAACCAAAGATTATTGTCTCCGGGGCGAGCGCCTATCCCCGGACTCTCTACTTTGACCGCTTCCAGGAGATCTGCGAAGATGTTGGTGCCTATCAGGTAGCAGACATCGCCCACATCGCCGGTCTTGTTGCGGCTGGCCTCCACCCTTCGCCCATCCCCTTCGCCGATGTTGTCACCACCACCACCCATAAGACATTAAGGGGACCAAGAGGGGCGGTGATTATGTGCAAGGCGAAATATGCCGAGGTTATTGATAAGACGACCTTTCCCGGAATGCAAGGCGGTCCCTTAGAACATGTGATTGCCGCCAAGGCGGTCTGCTTTAAGGAAGCGCTTTCCGAGGAATTTAAGGAATACCAGGGAAAGATTGTGGAAAATGCCAAGACCCTGGCGGAGGAGTTAAAAAATCTTGGCTATCGGTTAGTGGCGAATGGCACCGATACCCATTTGATCCTTGTTGATTTAAGAAGTAAAGGGATAACCGGTCGGGATGCGGAAAATGCCTTAGGCAAGGCGAATATCACGGTTAACCGGAATACCATCCCTTATGACCCCCAAAAACCTTTTGTTGCCTCCGGCATCAGATTGGGGACACCGGCTTTAACCACCCGGGGGATGGGGAAAATAGAGATGAAAAAGATCGCCCACCTAATTGATAAGGTTTTAACCAATATCGGTAACGAAAATGTCTACGCCAAAGTTCGGGAAGAGGTGAAAGATTTGACCGAAAGTTTTCCCCTTTATCAAAAAAGGAGAGAGATTTATGAAAAGATTAAATGA